In a genomic window of Agarivorans albus:
- a CDS encoding sodium:solute symporter family transporter yields MSIDIVVVLAYFVFLIAIGWMFRTFTSSTSDYFRGGGKMLWWMVGATAFMTQFSAWTFTGAAGKAFSDGFAIVILFLANAFGYFMNYIYFAPKFRQLRVVTAIEAIKKRFGRTSEQFFTWLGMPDSLISAGVWLNGLAIFVAAVFNIPMETTIIFTGVVLVIMAVTGGSWAVVASDFMQMLVIMAVTITCAIAAYFHGGGLTNIIGNFHGDFVMGSNLNYVSIFLLWIVFIFVKQFGVMNNSINAYRYLCAKDSDNARKAAGLACVLMIVGPLIWFLPPWYVNAFMPDFAEAYSTVGGSDAAYLAFVQNVMPAGMVGLLMSAMFAATMSSMDSGLNRNAGIFIRNFYSPILRKEAASEKELIVASKAATIFMGFVIISIGLFINSLRHLSLFDIVLNIGALIGFPMLIPVLLGMWIRNTPDWAGWATLVVGGVVSYVFGIALTSDDIQNWFGLEQALTGREWADLKVGLSLAAHVIFTGGFFIGSTLFFKGRTPEREAEVAELFRDWNTPVHANTEEQHNLDTKQRSMLGNLISVAGFGIITMALIPNDISGRALFVLCGTIVLVAGILLVQASRKPNKNLDTEAITE; encoded by the coding sequence ATGAGTATTGATATCGTTGTTGTACTAGCCTACTTCGTATTTTTAATTGCGATAGGTTGGATGTTTCGTACTTTTACATCTTCCACCAGTGACTACTTTAGAGGCGGCGGTAAAATGCTGTGGTGGATGGTAGGTGCGACAGCATTTATGACTCAATTTTCAGCATGGACCTTTACTGGAGCAGCAGGGAAAGCATTTAGCGACGGTTTTGCCATCGTTATCTTGTTCTTAGCCAACGCGTTTGGCTACTTTATGAATTACATTTATTTCGCTCCGAAGTTTCGACAACTTCGCGTAGTTACCGCAATCGAAGCGATTAAAAAACGTTTCGGCCGTACCTCTGAGCAATTTTTTACTTGGCTAGGCATGCCCGACAGTTTGATTTCTGCCGGTGTATGGTTAAACGGTTTGGCAATTTTTGTTGCCGCTGTTTTCAACATTCCTATGGAAACCACGATTATTTTCACCGGTGTAGTATTGGTGATAATGGCCGTAACCGGTGGTTCTTGGGCGGTTGTTGCGTCTGATTTCATGCAAATGTTAGTGATAATGGCGGTAACAATTACCTGTGCTATTGCTGCTTACTTCCATGGTGGCGGTCTAACCAACATCATTGGTAACTTCCATGGCGACTTTGTGATGGGCAGTAACCTTAACTATGTGAGCATTTTCTTATTGTGGATTGTATTCATCTTTGTGAAGCAATTCGGGGTAATGAATAACAGCATTAATGCATACCGCTACTTATGTGCCAAAGACAGTGATAACGCACGTAAAGCTGCTGGTTTAGCTTGTGTGTTGATGATTGTTGGTCCGCTTATTTGGTTCTTACCACCTTGGTATGTAAATGCCTTTATGCCTGACTTTGCGGAAGCTTATAGCACCGTAGGTGGCAGCGATGCAGCGTACTTAGCCTTTGTTCAAAACGTTATGCCAGCAGGTATGGTGGGTTTGTTAATGTCGGCAATGTTTGCCGCTACGATGAGCTCTATGGACTCGGGTCTTAACCGTAATGCAGGTATCTTTATTCGTAACTTCTATTCACCGATTTTACGTAAAGAAGCAGCCAGCGAAAAAGAGCTTATTGTTGCAAGTAAAGCCGCAACGATATTCATGGGTTTTGTGATTATTTCGATTGGCCTATTTATTAACTCGCTACGTCATCTAAGCCTGTTTGACATTGTATTAAACATTGGCGCGTTGATTGGCTTCCCAATGCTGATTCCGGTGCTACTTGGTATGTGGATCCGCAATACGCCTGATTGGGCAGGATGGGCAACCTTAGTAGTTGGTGGTGTGGTGTCTTATGTATTTGGTATCGCATTAACTTCCGACGACATTCAAAACTGGTTTGGCTTAGAGCAAGCCCTAACTGGTCGTGAATGGGCTGACCTGAAAGTAGGACTTAGCCTAGCTGCACACGTCATATTTACCGGTGGCTTCTTTATTGGCTCAACCTTGTTCTTTAAAGGGCGTACGCCAGAGCGTGAAGCTGAAGTAGCTGAGCTGTTCCGCGATTGGAATACTCCAGTACATGCAAACACTGAAGAGCAACATAACCTAGATACTAAACAGCGTTCAATGTTGGGTAACCTAATTAGTGTTGCTGGTTTCGGTATCATCACCATGGCATTGATTCCAAATGACATTTCCGGTCGAGCACTGTTTGTTCTGTGCGGAACCATAGTATTGGTAGCAGGGATCTTGTTGGTACAAGCTTCTAGAAAACCAAATAAAAACTTAGACACAGAAGCGATAACGGAATAA
- a CDS encoding cupin domain-containing protein: MTAFFNSAETPWDDLGDGVTRKIVGHTDQLMVVHVRFEKGAIGAPHAHEFHDQIGYVAEGSFEAEINGEKRIVKKGDAYIAPRTFMHGAVALEEGSVLVDCFSPPREDFLS, translated from the coding sequence ATGACAGCATTTTTTAATTCAGCAGAAACTCCTTGGGATGACCTTGGCGATGGCGTTACCCGTAAAATTGTGGGTCACACAGACCAGTTAATGGTTGTTCACGTACGTTTTGAAAAGGGCGCTATTGGTGCTCCACACGCTCACGAATTTCACGACCAAATTGGTTACGTAGCTGAAGGTAGCTTTGAAGCTGAAATCAACGGCGAAAAAAGAATTGTTAAGAAAGGTGATGCTTACATCGCCCCGCGTACTTTCATGCATGGTGCAGTTGCGCTGGAAGAAGGTAGCGTATTAGTAGATTGTTTCTCACCACCGCGTGAGGACTTCTTGTCTTAA
- a CDS encoding sugar kinase codes for MTELKVAFIGECMVELQQQENGLRQSFGGDTLNTAVYFSRISQNAKASYVTALGRDALSEQMIATWHADNIDTHLVQRLEDKLPGIYMVQVDETGERSFLYWRNDSAAKFWLERASDALIEELTDYDVIYLSGISIAVLPEASQEKLFQVLAQCKNNGAKVVFDNNFRPALWQSKQQAIDAYAKVLACTHTAMLTFDDEQEIYDDAHIEQCIERTLALGVSELVIKRGSKDCLIVTEDGAISVPATKVANVVDTNAAGDSFAAGYLVARLHGANTEQAALTGHKVAGTVIQHKGAVIDAAHMPKIQLLFTADAV; via the coding sequence ATGACTGAGTTAAAAGTCGCCTTTATTGGCGAATGCATGGTAGAACTGCAGCAACAAGAAAATGGCCTGCGTCAGAGCTTTGGTGGCGACACGCTAAATACAGCGGTTTATTTTTCGCGTATTAGCCAAAATGCCAAAGCTAGCTATGTTACCGCACTTGGCCGCGATGCCTTAAGCGAGCAAATGATCGCAACATGGCATGCCGACAATATTGATACCCACTTGGTACAACGTTTAGAAGACAAGTTACCTGGTATTTATATGGTGCAGGTAGATGAGACTGGCGAGCGCAGCTTTTTGTATTGGCGCAACGATTCCGCTGCTAAGTTTTGGTTAGAGCGCGCTAGTGACGCTTTAATTGAAGAGCTGACTGATTACGATGTAATTTACTTGTCGGGAATTAGCATTGCAGTGTTGCCAGAAGCATCTCAAGAGAAGCTTTTCCAAGTTTTAGCTCAGTGTAAAAACAACGGGGCGAAAGTTGTATTTGATAACAACTTCCGCCCAGCTTTATGGCAAAGTAAGCAACAAGCTATCGACGCATATGCCAAAGTTCTAGCCTGCACTCATACTGCTATGCTCACCTTTGATGATGAGCAAGAGATTTATGATGATGCACATATAGAGCAATGCATAGAGCGTACTTTAGCGCTAGGTGTTAGCGAATTAGTGATTAAGCGCGGTAGTAAAGATTGTTTAATCGTTACTGAAGACGGCGCAATTAGTGTTCCAGCTACAAAAGTTGCTAATGTGGTTGATACCAATGCTGCGGGCGACTCATTTGCTGCAGGTTACTTGGTTGCTCGTTTACACGGTGCAAATACCGAACAAGCAGCATTAACTGGCCATAAAGTGGCTGGTACAGTTATTCAGCATAAAGGCGCAGTAATTGACGCCGCACATATGCCAAAGATTCAGCTATTATTTACCGCAGATGCGGTGTAA
- a CDS encoding bifunctional 4-hydroxy-2-oxoglutarate aldolase/2-dehydro-3-deoxy-phosphogluconate aldolase: protein MNLNEQLQALKVIPVIAIDNADDAVPLAKVLVDNGLPCAEITFRTPAAAQAIANMREAYPDMLIGAGTVLNSGQVDQAIEAGVDFVVSPGFNPTTVRYCQQRNMPIIPGVNNPSLVEQAMEMGLDTLKFFPAEPSGGVGMLKALTAVYPVKFMPTGGVSVKNINDYLSINAVLACGGTWMVPANLIKEQNWDAIAELVKAIDLN from the coding sequence ATGAACTTAAATGAACAACTTCAAGCGCTTAAAGTAATTCCTGTTATCGCTATTGATAACGCAGATGATGCTGTGCCATTGGCAAAAGTATTGGTAGATAATGGTTTACCTTGTGCTGAAATTACTTTCCGCACGCCAGCTGCGGCTCAAGCAATTGCTAACATGCGCGAAGCCTACCCAGACATGCTAATTGGTGCGGGCACAGTATTAAACAGTGGCCAAGTTGATCAGGCTATCGAAGCAGGTGTTGATTTTGTGGTTAGCCCTGGTTTCAACCCAACTACTGTGCGTTACTGTCAGCAACGTAACATGCCGATTATTCCTGGTGTTAATAACCCTTCATTGGTTGAGCAAGCGATGGAAATGGGTTTAGACACCTTGAAGTTTTTCCCTGCAGAGCCTTCAGGCGGCGTAGGCATGTTAAAAGCGTTAACGGCGGTTTACCCAGTTAAATTTATGCCAACGGGTGGTGTATCGGTTAAGAACATTAACGATTACCTAAGCATTAATGCTGTACTTGCTTGTGGCGGTACTTGGATGGTTCCAGCGAATCTAATCAAAGAACAAAACTGGGATGCTATCGCTGAGCTAGTTAAAGCTATCGATTTAAACTAG
- a CDS encoding N-acetyltransferase, which translates to MDYIQLNHDNIESEHICCGFSDKKCANSYHAKKQWMSQQFEQGFVFQRLDERAKVFIEYQAAEQAWLPIVAPQYLALGCFWVSGKYKKQGHGKALLAKAIGAAKENNKLGLVTVVGKKKYHFMSDTKWLLRQGFVVVDEAPNGFLLLAYQFPNSADEQKPRFANSVHNADLSNAQRGCLVYYSNRCPFAEYHVLESLQQSCVKRNIPLSIVKLDSVEKAQNCPCPQPIFSLYYQGQFITTDISACMDSRFDKFITP; encoded by the coding sequence ATGGATTATATTCAGCTTAATCATGACAACATCGAGAGTGAGCACATTTGCTGCGGCTTTTCTGATAAGAAATGTGCCAACAGCTACCATGCTAAAAAACAATGGATGAGTCAGCAATTTGAACAAGGGTTTGTATTTCAGCGCTTAGATGAAAGAGCCAAGGTCTTTATTGAGTATCAAGCTGCCGAGCAAGCATGGTTACCCATTGTTGCGCCACAGTATTTGGCGCTTGGTTGTTTTTGGGTATCTGGTAAGTATAAGAAGCAAGGTCATGGCAAAGCCCTGTTGGCGAAGGCGATTGGCGCTGCTAAAGAAAACAACAAGCTCGGTTTGGTTACCGTTGTAGGCAAGAAAAAATACCACTTTATGAGCGATACCAAGTGGCTGCTTAGGCAAGGCTTTGTAGTGGTTGATGAGGCGCCAAATGGCTTTTTGCTCTTAGCGTATCAATTCCCCAATTCTGCAGACGAGCAAAAACCGCGTTTTGCAAACTCGGTGCATAATGCAGATCTTAGCAATGCTCAGCGAGGTTGCCTTGTTTATTATTCTAATCGCTGTCCATTTGCTGAGTATCACGTCTTAGAATCTCTGCAGCAAAGTTGTGTTAAGCGGAACATCCCGTTAAGCATTGTTAAATTAGATAGTGTAGAAAAAGCGCAAAATTGCCCTTGTCCGCAACCTATCTTTAGTCTTTATTATCAGGGGCAATTTATTACCACTGATATAAGCGCTTGTATGGATAGTCGTTTTGATAAGTTTATTACGCCTTAG
- a CDS encoding AAA family ATPase: MAKVIFLCGFIGSGKTTYAKKLAAELPAFRFTMDEWMIPLFGEHMDRELFDARQDALYGLFQQSAISLLKLGNSVVFDCGLWQKTERIEMAQWAQAEGFEFEIHYLDVSFAQCCDRAYSRNKDRGEHAYEMTPEMMEMFWQQFEKPSAEEVVIRVCS, translated from the coding sequence ATGGCTAAAGTCATTTTTCTGTGTGGTTTTATTGGTTCAGGTAAAACTACTTACGCAAAAAAGCTAGCGGCGGAGCTGCCGGCATTTCGTTTCACCATGGATGAGTGGATGATCCCTTTGTTTGGTGAGCATATGGATCGCGAGCTATTTGATGCGCGACAAGATGCTCTTTATGGTTTGTTTCAACAATCTGCAATATCGTTATTGAAGTTGGGAAACTCAGTTGTGTTTGACTGCGGCCTTTGGCAAAAAACAGAGCGAATAGAAATGGCTCAGTGGGCCCAAGCCGAAGGCTTTGAGTTTGAGATTCACTATCTAGACGTAAGTTTTGCGCAATGTTGTGACCGCGCTTATTCACGTAATAAGGATCGCGGTGAGCACGCTTACGAAATGACACCCGAGATGATGGAGATGTTTTGGCAACAATTTGAGAAGCCGAGTGCAGAAGAAGTCGTTATTAGAGTTTGCTCTTAG